A region of Haliotis asinina isolate JCU_RB_2024 chromosome 9, JCU_Hal_asi_v2, whole genome shotgun sequence DNA encodes the following proteins:
- the LOC137296089 gene encoding protein rolling stone-like isoform X3, translated as MMGIRSEFRTCNFELNHNEPQRFVTSQWGHPRLYLSWRIFWALFHTSWLVSSMVSPLGGAVWFIYLTNWTYLLLTISAVLDAVIVVFVRINRQDIIKGFTSHLPWYLKLSWLLNSVVTEGSLHISAFYWIFLFKDQRLTLLRFILHGMNSIYVLSNLLIMDMPLRVYHVIYPVIYGVIYTVFSVVYHMLGGTNGKGEPYIYKILDWSKLKRTLPLVFLSTFVALPCLYLVVYFTHTLRIYIHSKCRKNNEDTRILDSSIERSDSECARV; from the exons ATGATGGGTATTAGAAGTGAATTCCGTACCTGCAACTTTGAACTGAACCACAATGAACCTCAAAGATTTGTCACATCTCAG TGGGGCCACCCCCGTTTGTACCTGTCCTGGAGGATATTCTGGGCTCTGTTTCATACATCCTGGCTGGTCAGTAGCATGGTGTCACCACTAGGTGGCGCTGTGTGGTTCATCTACCTCACCAACTGGACCTACCTCCTGCTGACCATCAGTGCTGTCCTGGACGCAGTCATCGTCGTGTTCGTCAGGATCAACAGACAGGACATTATAAAGG GTTTCACCTCACACCTACCCTGGTACCTGAAGCTATCCTGGCTCCTCAACAGTGTCGTCACTGAAGGGAGTTTGCACATCAGCGCCTTCTACTGGATCTTCCTTTTCAAGG ATCAACGGTTGACCCTGCTGAGATTCATCCTCCACGGTATGAACTCCATCTACGTCTTGTCCAACCTCCTCATCATGGACATGCCACTTCGTGTGTATCACGTGATCTACCCAGTAATCTATGGCGTCATCTACACAGTTTTCAGTGTCGTTTATCACATGCTTGGTGGGACCAATGGAAAGGGAGAACCGTATATCTACAAGATTCTTGATTGGTCCAAACTCAAGCGGACTCTACCTCTTGTGTTTCTGAGCACGTTTGTGGCTCTACCTTGTTTGTACTTAGTTGTTTATTTTACTCACACACTCAGAATATACATCCATTCAAAATGTCGGAAAAACAACGAGGATACAAGGATCCTTGATTCATCGATTGAAAGAAGTGACAGTGAATGTGCACGTGTTTGA